One Maribacter dokdonensis DSW-8 DNA window includes the following coding sequences:
- a CDS encoding 1-aminocyclopropane-1-carboxylate deaminase/D-cysteine desulfhydrase has product MHSINQLVELPLFAEKNVTVVLKREDLLHPFISGNKFRKLKYNMLAAQAEGKNTLLTFGGAFSNHIAATAYAAREKGFNAIGIIRGQELEHTWRHNATLHKAHEDGMQFKFISREEYRQKEDIKFIDLLRREFGDFYLVPEGGTNSLAIQGCEEILTKEDELFNCVCTSVGTGGTVSGLINASFAKQQIIGFSALKGAFLKSEVEKLVQKDNWQINNDFHFGGYAKITEELVRFINEFKAKTQISLDPVYTGKMMFGLCQMIQHDTFVPGSKILAIHTGGLQGITGMNSILKKKNLPLLHI; this is encoded by the coding sequence TTGCATAGCATCAATCAACTTGTTGAACTTCCCTTATTCGCTGAAAAGAATGTTACAGTAGTACTAAAGCGCGAAGATCTACTACATCCGTTTATATCTGGTAATAAATTTAGAAAGCTAAAGTATAATATGTTGGCTGCCCAAGCGGAAGGTAAGAACACGTTATTGACTTTTGGCGGGGCATTTTCCAATCATATTGCAGCAACAGCTTACGCCGCAAGAGAAAAGGGATTTAATGCTATTGGAATCATTCGTGGCCAAGAGCTGGAACATACTTGGCGGCATAATGCAACTTTACATAAAGCCCATGAAGATGGCATGCAATTCAAATTTATCAGTAGAGAAGAATATAGGCAAAAGGAAGATATAAAGTTTATTGACCTATTAAGAAGGGAGTTTGGGGATTTTTATCTTGTGCCGGAAGGAGGTACGAATAGTTTGGCGATACAAGGGTGTGAAGAAATTTTAACCAAAGAAGATGAACTATTCAATTGTGTTTGTACTAGTGTAGGTACCGGTGGTACTGTGTCTGGGTTGATCAATGCTTCTTTTGCTAAGCAGCAAATCATTGGTTTTTCAGCATTAAAAGGAGCTTTTTTGAAGTCTGAAGTAGAGAAGTTGGTACAGAAAGATAATTGGCAAATAAATAATGATTTTCATTTTGGCGGCTATGCTAAAATAACGGAAGAATTGGTAAGGTTCATCAATGAGTTTAAAGCAAAAACGCAAATTTCTTTAGATCCCGTTTATACCGGAAAAATGATGTTTGGGTTGTGTCAAATGATCCAGCATGATACTTTTGTGCCAGGATCAAAAATTTTGGCAATTCATACTGGTGGTCTGCAAGGTATTACTGGTATGAATAGTATACTGAAAAAGAAAAATTTACCTTTGTTGCATATATGA
- a CDS encoding DUF4230 domain-containing protein — protein sequence MKKFIAGVLITLAIVLVVRSCNDGKEDKSILKENSMLIQQEITNVSKLVVAEGHFAEVYNYKDSKELFGPLLRAEKKALVVVNADVTVAYDLSKIEFEVDETTKTVKINSIPNAEVKLNPDFEYYDVTADYLNQFDATDYNKIKKTVNASLMKKVQASSLLGNAENRLISELQKFYILTNSMGWQLTYQEQTIESLEALQEIKPGILP from the coding sequence ATGAAAAAATTTATTGCAGGCGTTCTAATTACTTTAGCAATTGTATTGGTGGTTCGTTCCTGCAATGATGGTAAGGAAGATAAATCTATTCTTAAAGAAAACTCCATGCTCATCCAACAAGAAATTACCAACGTTTCTAAGTTGGTGGTGGCTGAAGGGCATTTTGCGGAAGTGTACAACTATAAAGATTCAAAAGAACTTTTTGGTCCGTTATTGAGGGCGGAAAAAAAGGCATTGGTTGTGGTAAATGCAGATGTAACCGTGGCTTATGATTTAAGTAAGATTGAATTTGAAGTTGATGAAACCACAAAAACAGTTAAGATCAATAGTATTCCAAATGCAGAGGTTAAGTTAAATCCTGATTTTGAATACTACGATGTTACCGCAGATTATTTGAACCAGTTTGATGCTACCGATTATAATAAAATAAAGAAAACGGTAAATGCATCATTAATGAAAAAAGTGCAAGCTTCTTCATTATTGGGCAATGCGGAGAATAGACTAATTAGTGAGCTGCAGAAATTTTATATTCTTACCAATTCTATGGGTTGGCAATTAACCTACCAAGAACAGACCATAGAATCCTTAGAGGCACTACAAGAAATTAAGCCAGGGATTTTGCCGTAG
- a CDS encoding DUF4136 domain-containing protein, which yields MKNIKLLGLPLLLLVFITSCSSVSVLSDYDQKADFNGYKTYAFYKTGIDKAQISDLDKKRILRAIETEMSSRGFVKSEKPDLLVSIFTKEQERVDVYNNNYGWGGAWGWGYNPWAWGPGFGWGGTSVSASTQGSLYIDLIDNNTNELVWQGKGVGTLSNTKNIAKKEERIREFVSQILEQYPPNAVAMK from the coding sequence ATGAAAAACATCAAACTACTTGGCTTACCGCTGCTTCTTTTAGTTTTTATTACTTCCTGTTCATCTGTAAGCGTACTTTCAGATTATGACCAGAAAGCTGATTTTAATGGTTATAAAACATATGCATTTTATAAAACAGGAATAGACAAAGCACAAATATCCGACTTGGACAAAAAACGAATTCTACGCGCTATTGAAACCGAAATGAGCTCTAGAGGTTTCGTAAAATCTGAAAAGCCAGATCTATTGGTCAGTATTTTTACCAAAGAGCAAGAACGCGTTGATGTTTATAATAACAACTACGGTTGGGGCGGTGCCTGGGGATGGGGTTACAACCCATGGGCTTGGGGACCTGGTTTTGGCTGGGGCGGCACTAGCGTAAGTGCCAGCACACAGGGTTCTCTTTATATTGACCTAATAGATAACAATACAAACGAACTGGTATGGCAAGGTAAAGGTGTGGGAACACTATCCAACACCAAGAATATTGCCAAAAAAGAAGAACGAATTAGAGAATTTGTATCTCAAATTCTAGAGCAATACCCACCTAATGCGGTTGCAATGAAATAA
- a CDS encoding Lrp/AsnC family transcriptional regulator: protein MEKLDFIDREILKILQKDAKIGAKAIAEQLGMTKTPVYERIKRLEHDGFIKNYVAILDKDKIENSITVFSFVSLEAQKGAMMDDFFEQVKKYPEVVECFVVGGEFDFLLKVVVANLDAYYNFAKFKIASLPSIGGVKSAFVLNEVKNDTHFPLL from the coding sequence ATGGAAAAATTAGATTTTATAGATAGGGAGATATTAAAGATTTTGCAGAAAGATGCAAAAATTGGTGCCAAGGCAATTGCAGAGCAACTTGGAATGACAAAAACACCAGTATATGAACGTATTAAACGTCTTGAGCATGATGGGTTTATAAAGAACTATGTAGCTATTTTGGATAAGGACAAAATTGAGAATAGTATAACGGTTTTTAGCTTTGTTTCTTTAGAGGCTCAAAAAGGCGCAATGATGGATGATTTTTTTGAGCAGGTAAAAAAGTATCCTGAAGTGGTAGAATGCTTTGTAGTGGGTGGCGAGTTTGATTTTCTCCTTAAAGTTGTAGTAGCCAACCTTGATGCCTATTATAATTTCGCAAAATTTAAGATAGCTTCTTTACCAAGTATTGGTGGTGTTAAGAGCGCTTTTGTTTTAAATGAGGTAAAGAACGATACGCATTTTCCATTATTGTAA
- a CDS encoding GSCFA domain-containing protein, which yields MNLLTEIPLSKANNPIDYSSQLLLLGSCFSENIGAKLSYYKFQGIQNPFGILFHPLAIERIIEKSVNQEFFTEEDVFNENEQWHSFDAHSSLSNPSKAQIIEDLNNAISRTSTQVNTASHIIITLGTAWVYRKTSSNKVVANCHKVQQSNFTKELLSVEEVVKSLNRVITFVQSVNPTVQFIFTVSPVRHLKDGFLENQRSKAHLIAAIHQVLNEDRVSYFPSYELMMDELRDYRFYAKDMIHPNEVAIEYIWEKFRLVWIKDSMDDHMKKVDEIQRGLQHRPFNPDSEAHQKFLTSLRRKITYIQKEYPFMDFQISKS from the coding sequence ATGAATCTCTTAACTGAAATACCGTTATCTAAAGCTAATAATCCTATTGACTACTCTAGTCAGTTATTATTGTTGGGCTCTTGTTTTTCTGAAAACATTGGGGCTAAGCTATCGTATTACAAATTTCAAGGAATACAGAATCCGTTTGGGATATTGTTTCATCCTTTGGCAATTGAAAGGATAATTGAAAAGTCGGTAAATCAAGAATTCTTTACTGAAGAAGATGTGTTTAACGAGAATGAACAATGGCATAGTTTTGATGCGCATTCTAGCTTAAGTAATCCGTCCAAAGCACAAATTATTGAAGATTTAAATAATGCAATAAGTAGAACTTCAACGCAAGTAAATACAGCTAGTCATATCATTATCACTTTAGGTACCGCTTGGGTGTACCGCAAGACTTCTAGCAATAAAGTAGTGGCAAATTGCCATAAAGTACAGCAGTCTAATTTTACTAAAGAGCTGTTAAGCGTTGAAGAGGTGGTTAAGAGTTTAAATCGAGTTATCACATTTGTGCAATCTGTAAATCCTACAGTACAATTTATATTTACGGTATCACCTGTTAGGCACTTAAAGGACGGATTCCTGGAGAATCAAAGAAGTAAAGCGCATCTCATTGCCGCCATTCATCAGGTTTTGAATGAGGATAGGGTATCTTATTTTCCTAGTTATGAATTAATGATGGATGAGTTACGTGATTATCGTTTTTACGCCAAAGATATGATTCACCCCAATGAGGTGGCGATAGAGTATATCTGGGAGAAGTTTAGATTAGTTTGGATTAAAGATAGTATGGACGATCACATGAAAAAAGTTGATGAAATACAACGTGGATTACAACATCGACCTTTTAATCCGGATAGTGAAGCACATCAAAAATTTTTAACATCGTTACGTAGAAAGATTACGTATATACAGAAAGAGTATCCCTTTATGGATTTTCAAATTTCAAAGTCATGA
- the hemL gene encoding glutamate-1-semialdehyde 2,1-aminomutase → MIYQRSSALFAEAKKYIPGGVNSPVRAFKAVGGDPIFVKKAKGAYLYDEDGNKLIDFIASWGPLILGHAHEPVINAVVEKAKNGTSFGMPTEIETELAKLAISMVPNMDKIRFVNSGTEACMSAVRLARGFTGREKIIKFAGCYHGHSDSFLIQAGSGAVTFGSPNSPGVTQGTAKDTLLAVYNDLSSVKELVKANKGELAAIIIEPIAGNMGCIIPTDEFIQGLREICTQEGILLIFDEVMTGFRLAKGGAQEVLGIKADIVTYGKVIGGGLPVGAFAARTEIMDYLAPDGPVYQAGTLSGNPLAMSAGLAMLTELNNNPGVFKSLADKTEYLHKGIAEVLKEKNVDHQINRYGSMISVHFTNEPVVDFSSSAKGNNETFKKYFHGMLNKGIYLPPSAFESYFLNDALSYEDLDATINALKEIEL, encoded by the coding sequence ATGATTTATCAAAGAAGTAGTGCCTTGTTTGCAGAGGCAAAGAAATATATACCAGGTGGCGTAAATTCACCGGTACGCGCATTTAAAGCAGTTGGTGGTGATCCAATATTCGTAAAAAAAGCGAAAGGAGCTTATTTGTATGATGAAGATGGTAATAAGCTAATTGATTTTATAGCATCATGGGGTCCTTTAATATTGGGTCATGCCCATGAGCCGGTAATCAATGCAGTGGTTGAAAAGGCTAAGAACGGAACTTCGTTTGGTATGCCAACGGAAATTGAGACAGAGCTGGCGAAATTGGCTATATCAATGGTGCCCAATATGGATAAGATCAGGTTTGTCAATAGTGGAACCGAAGCCTGTATGAGTGCTGTGCGTTTGGCAAGAGGCTTTACCGGTAGAGAAAAGATAATAAAATTTGCCGGATGTTACCACGGACATTCAGATTCGTTTTTGATTCAAGCGGGTAGTGGCGCGGTTACCTTTGGTAGTCCCAATAGTCCGGGTGTAACACAGGGTACGGCAAAGGATACGTTGTTGGCGGTTTATAATGATTTGAGCAGTGTAAAGGAGTTGGTAAAAGCCAATAAAGGAGAACTGGCAGCAATTATTATAGAGCCTATAGCAGGTAATATGGGGTGCATAATACCTACGGATGAATTTATTCAAGGACTTCGTGAAATCTGTACTCAAGAAGGAATTTTATTGATTTTTGATGAAGTTATGACAGGCTTTCGTCTAGCGAAAGGTGGGGCTCAAGAAGTACTTGGTATAAAAGCGGATATAGTCACTTACGGAAAAGTAATCGGTGGTGGATTACCTGTAGGAGCCTTTGCTGCAAGAACGGAGATAATGGATTATCTGGCTCCTGACGGACCCGTTTATCAAGCTGGTACTTTAAGTGGTAATCCTCTTGCCATGAGTGCCGGATTGGCAATGTTGACAGAATTGAACAATAATCCTGGGGTATTTAAAAGTCTTGCCGATAAAACCGAATACCTACATAAGGGCATTGCAGAGGTATTGAAAGAAAAGAATGTTGACCATCAAATTAACCGATATGGTAGTATGATTTCCGTTCATTTTACCAATGAGCCAGTAGTAGACTTTTCTTCATCTGCCAAGGGCAATAATGAAACGTTTAAAAAGTATTTTCACGGTATGTTGAATAAGGGTATTTACTTGCCCCCAAGTGCTTTTGAAAGCTATTTTTTAAATGATGCTTTAAGTTACGAAGATTTAGATGCAACTATCAATGCGTTAAAAGAAATAGAATTATAA
- a CDS encoding glucosaminidase domain-containing protein gives MKKIILLILLMGVALTSCKSKKRYSDQLRTKNVQNERRNSKADSPNKGEKADLPAEPSKFIRFKIDSPTEYIETFAETAQLEMMGYGIPASITLAQGLLESGNGKGELAMKTNNHFGIKCHKGWEGDYDFHDDDEKGECFRKYNHPMYSFRDHSIFLTTRSRYAFLFNLRHTDYKGWARGLRKAGYATDPKYPQKLIYLIEKYDLHKYDKQIKKAGYTDNTVVVTGADNIHTVQKGDTLYSLSKKYYLSVDELMQLNNLRSSDLSIGQPLKVKK, from the coding sequence ATGAAAAAGATAATTTTATTGATTTTGTTGATGGGCGTGGCGCTTACTTCATGTAAATCGAAAAAAAGATATTCGGATCAATTACGAACCAAGAATGTTCAAAATGAGCGAAGAAACTCTAAAGCGGATAGTCCTAATAAAGGGGAAAAGGCAGATTTGCCTGCTGAGCCTTCAAAATTTATTAGGTTTAAAATAGACTCACCAACCGAATACATAGAAACTTTTGCTGAAACTGCCCAATTAGAAATGATGGGGTATGGTATACCGGCAAGTATTACTTTGGCGCAGGGATTATTGGAGAGCGGTAATGGTAAAGGAGAATTGGCTATGAAAACCAACAATCATTTTGGTATTAAATGCCACAAAGGGTGGGAAGGTGATTACGATTTTCATGATGACGATGAAAAAGGGGAATGTTTTAGAAAATACAATCATCCTATGTATTCCTTTAGAGACCATAGTATATTTTTAACAACGAGGTCCAGGTATGCGTTCTTGTTCAATTTGAGACATACAGACTATAAAGGTTGGGCAAGGGGTTTGCGTAAAGCTGGTTATGCCACAGATCCAAAGTATCCGCAGAAATTAATTTATTTAATAGAGAAGTATGATCTGCATAAGTATGACAAGCAAATAAAAAAGGCTGGCTATACTGATAATACGGTGGTAGTTACTGGTGCGGACAATATTCATACGGTACAAAAAGGAGATACCCTGTACTCCTTGTCCAAAAAATATTATTTAAGTGTAGATGAGTTAATGCAGTTGAATAATCTGCGTAGCTCTGATCTGTCAATTGGACAGCCGCTTAAAGTCAAAAAGTAG
- a CDS encoding aromatic amino acid hydroxylase: protein MGEFSSTYESNPILDKLPSHLRQYIKPQNYEDYTPINQAVWRYVMRKNVDYLSQVAHKSYTEGLRKTGISIDNIPNMYGMNRILKDLGWAAVAVDGFIPPAAFMEFQAYNVLVIASDIRQLENIAYTPAPDIIHEGAGHAPIIANPEYAAYLRRFGEIGCKAISSAKDFELYEAVRHLSIIKEAKGTPIEEIQKSEKHIEFLQDNMGEPSEMALIRNLHWWTVEYGLIGTLEDPKIYGAGLLSSIGESQWCMTDNVKKLPYSIEAARTSFDITKPQPQLFVTPDFAFLSQVLEDFANTMALRKGGLSGLQKLIDSKELGTIELSTGLQVSGNFESLISHEGKPIYFQTKGKSALAYREKELVGQDINQHETGFGSPIGRLKGINIPIEDMSPRDLKAYKIYEGEIVSLDFIGGINVTGKIVTGTRNLQGRIILITFENCKVTHNGTTLFESSDELYNMAIGEDIVSAYHGPADLHSFDLLDHSLSPSSVNKDQEGLNELESYYKTIRDFREGKNTIVSRTKIFKEIQEKYPTDWLLPVEIYELAIKSNDDKLAKNIERHLENIKLDQPKLGQLIDDGLALATAKSLA, encoded by the coding sequence ATGGGTGAATTTTCTTCTACATATGAAAGCAATCCTATTTTGGATAAACTTCCATCACATTTAAGGCAATACATTAAACCTCAAAACTATGAGGATTACACCCCTATAAACCAAGCTGTTTGGAGATATGTGATGCGCAAAAATGTAGATTACCTTAGCCAAGTTGCCCATAAATCATATACGGAAGGCTTACGTAAAACAGGCATCTCCATAGACAACATCCCAAATATGTATGGCATGAACCGTATTTTAAAAGATTTAGGCTGGGCCGCCGTTGCTGTAGATGGCTTTATTCCACCAGCCGCTTTTATGGAGTTCCAAGCCTACAATGTTCTAGTTATAGCTTCTGATATTCGACAATTAGAAAATATTGCCTATACCCCTGCCCCAGATATCATTCATGAAGGAGCGGGCCATGCGCCTATTATTGCCAACCCTGAATATGCTGCATATTTAAGGCGATTTGGGGAAATTGGTTGTAAGGCCATATCTAGTGCTAAAGATTTTGAACTATACGAAGCTGTACGCCATTTATCCATTATCAAAGAAGCTAAAGGCACACCAATAGAAGAAATTCAAAAGTCTGAAAAGCATATTGAATTTCTTCAGGACAATATGGGTGAACCCAGCGAAATGGCGCTTATTAGAAACTTGCATTGGTGGACCGTGGAATACGGACTCATAGGAACCTTAGAAGACCCTAAGATTTACGGAGCGGGACTTTTATCCTCTATTGGTGAAAGCCAGTGGTGCATGACAGATAATGTAAAAAAACTGCCTTATTCCATTGAAGCGGCAAGAACCTCTTTTGATATCACCAAACCTCAACCACAACTTTTTGTTACTCCAGATTTTGCTTTTTTGAGTCAGGTTCTTGAAGACTTTGCAAATACAATGGCTTTACGAAAGGGTGGACTTTCAGGTTTACAGAAACTTATAGACTCAAAAGAACTAGGGACAATTGAACTAAGTACTGGATTACAAGTATCCGGTAATTTTGAATCATTGATTTCTCATGAAGGCAAACCTATATACTTTCAAACCAAGGGCAAATCTGCTTTAGCATACCGAGAAAAAGAGTTGGTAGGGCAAGATATCAATCAGCATGAAACTGGTTTTGGCTCTCCTATCGGAAGGCTTAAGGGTATTAATATCCCTATTGAAGACATGAGTCCGCGCGACCTTAAAGCATATAAGATTTATGAAGGTGAAATTGTTTCGTTAGATTTTATTGGCGGAATCAATGTTACCGGTAAAATAGTTACCGGCACACGTAATCTTCAAGGTAGAATTATCTTAATTACTTTTGAAAATTGTAAGGTAACCCATAATGGAACAACCCTTTTTGAATCTAGCGATGAACTGTACAATATGGCAATTGGTGAAGACATAGTTTCTGCCTACCATGGTCCCGCAGATTTGCATAGTTTTGACCTTTTAGACCATTCTCTAAGCCCTAGTAGTGTTAACAAAGATCAAGAAGGTTTAAATGAACTAGAATCTTATTATAAGACAATCAGGGATTTTAGAGAGGGAAAAAACACTATTGTTTCCAGAACAAAAATTTTTAAGGAAATACAGGAAAAATACCCAACAGATTGGTTATTGCCCGTGGAAATTTATGAATTGGCCATAAAAAGTAATGATGACAAATTAGCAAAAAATATAGAGCGACACCTTGAAAATATTAAACTTGACCAACCCAAACTAGGGCAATTAATTGATGACGGATTAGCATTAGCTACGGCAAAATCCCTGGCTTAA
- a CDS encoding DUF5522 domain-containing protein yields MKKIIPIEEGDFYWSENGYRVFTKQYHLKRGYCCESGCRHCPYGYDPKTNTQ; encoded by the coding sequence ATGAAGAAAATAATTCCGATCGAGGAGGGAGATTTTTACTGGTCTGAGAACGGTTATAGGGTCTTTACCAAACAATATCATCTTAAGCGAGGCTATTGTTGTGAAAGCGGTTGTAGACATTGTCCTTATGGTTATGATCCAAAAACAAATACCCAATAA